Proteins encoded by one window of Polaribacter haliotis:
- a CDS encoding DUF4136 domain-containing protein: protein MKLLKPFILVFAIVLSSCSSVKVATDYDSKVDFTKYKTFAFYKTGIDKAEISDLDKKRILRAIESELSLLGFSKSDNPDMLVSIFTKSREKVNVNQNNNFGYGFGWGWNPWMGNGMNNVNISQYTEGTLFIDFIDKERKELVWQGVGTGALKMSNREKKEARIKEFVKEIVSRFPPGKEKN from the coding sequence ATGAAATTATTAAAACCATTTATTTTAGTTTTTGCCATTGTTCTGTCTTCTTGTAGCTCTGTAAAAGTTGCTACAGATTACGATTCTAAAGTAGATTTTACGAAATACAAAACCTTTGCGTTTTACAAAACAGGAATCGATAAAGCAGAAATTTCCGATTTAGATAAGAAAAGAATTTTACGAGCAATAGAATCTGAATTGTCGTTATTAGGTTTTTCAAAGTCAGATAACCCAGATATGTTAGTGAGTATTTTTACAAAATCGAGAGAGAAAGTAAACGTTAACCAGAATAACAATTTTGGTTACGGTTTTGGTTGGGGTTGGAACCCTTGGATGGGAAATGGAATGAATAATGTAAATATTTCGCAATATACAGAGGGCACATTATTTATCGATTTTATAGACAAAGAGAGAAAAGAATTAGTTTGGCAAGGTGTTGGAACTGGTGCTTTAAAAATGAGCAATAGAGAAAAGAAAGAAGCAAGAATAAAAGAATTTGTAAAGGAAATTGTTTCGAGATTTCCTCCAGGAAAAGAGAAAAATTAA
- a CDS encoding M15 family metallopeptidase — translation MGIFKLFINLSLCLLLFGNCNKPKKQKTAEIVSIKVDTIPKTPKYLTKNYVLGKFDYINNADFVLVPKEISNKKIYLRKKVLTAFLEMKNAAEKENISFNIISGTRNFSHQKRIWNYKWNTKYKNLPPLKRAKKILEFSSMPSTSRHHWGTDLDINSLNNSYFTKGKGLKEYNWLLKNASKFGFYQVYTSKENGRTGYYEEKWHWTYLPLSSTYLNYYNIHITLNDIADFEGSEYAQELNIIKNYVNGVNLEILKP, via the coding sequence TTGGGCATTTTTAAATTATTTATAAACCTTTCTCTTTGTTTGCTACTTTTCGGAAATTGTAACAAACCTAAGAAACAAAAAACTGCAGAGATTGTATCTATTAAAGTTGATACAATTCCTAAAACACCAAAATATCTCACTAAAAATTATGTTTTAGGAAAGTTCGATTACATCAATAATGCTGATTTTGTTTTGGTTCCCAAAGAAATTTCTAACAAAAAAATATATTTAAGAAAAAAAGTTTTAACGGCTTTTTTAGAAATGAAAAATGCAGCTGAAAAAGAAAACATCAGTTTTAATATAATTTCTGGTACTCGAAATTTTAGTCATCAAAAAAGAATTTGGAATTATAAATGGAATACAAAATATAAAAATCTTCCTCCTTTAAAAAGGGCAAAAAAGATTTTAGAATTCAGTTCCATGCCTTCAACATCAAGACATCATTGGGGAACAGATTTGGACATCAACAGTTTAAATAATTCTTATTTTACAAAAGGAAAAGGGTTAAAGGAATATAATTGGTTGTTAAAAAATGCTTCAAAATTTGGTTTTTATCAAGTTTATACTTCAAAAGAAAATGGAAGAACAGGTTATTATGAAGAAAAATGGCATTGGACGTATTTGCCACTTTCATCAACCTATTTAAACTATTACAATATACATATTACATTAAATGATATTGCTGATTTTGAGGGTTCTGAATATGCACAAGAACTAAACATCATCAAAAATTATGTAAATGGTGTTAATTTAGAAATTTTAAAACCTTAA
- a CDS encoding methylmalonyl-CoA mutase family protein, with the protein MEQIKPYKPTHKVRIVTAAALFDGHDAAINIMRRIIQSTGVEVIHLGHDRSVEEVVNCAIQEDANAIAITSYQGGHNEYFKYMFDLLQERGATHIKIFGGGGGVILPEEIKELMDYGITRIYSPDDGRALGLQGMINDLVKQSDFPSPSLILPKGKELKNSLKEKNINTIARLISFAENQHTEFDRLFSPLGKLKGASTPVLGITGTGGAGKSSLVDELVRRFLIDFPEKTIGLISVDPSKRKTGGALLGDRIRMNAINNERVYMRSLATRQSNLALSKYVNEAIQVLKAAEFDLIILETSGIGQSDTEIIEHSDTSLYVMTPEFGAATQLEKIDMLDFADLVAINKFDKRGALDAVRDVKKQYMRNNNLWDVHMDDMPVYGTIASQFNDPGMNTLYKRIMDKLVEKTNVDLKSSMEITKEMSEKIFVIPPSRVRYLSEIAENNRAYDKKVNDQVVVAQKLYGIHQTIESILNSYVEITKTGLNEDAILEKTATEEKEFIKLLLAQFEKVKLNFDPLNWEIILNWAEKVQKYKDPIYTFKVRDKEIKIETHSESLSHSQIPKVALPKYQAWGDLLHWNLQENVPGEFPFTAGLYPFKRTGEDPTRMFAGEGGPERTNRRFHYVSLGMDAKRLSTAFDSVTLYGNDPGHRPDIYGKIGNAGVSICCLDDAKKLYSGFDLSHHMTSVSMTINGPAPMLLGFFMNAAIDQNCEKYIIEHKLEKQVEAKFKEIYESKGLDRPVYQGNLPEGNNGLGLLLLGLTGDLVLPSEVYQQIKKDTLAQVRGTVQADILKEDQAQNTCIFSTEFALRLMGDVQEYFIEKQVRNFYSVSISGYHIAEAGANPITQLALTLSNGFTYVEYYLSRGMDINKFGPNLSFFFSNGIDPEYSVIGRVARKIWAKAMKNKYGANSRAQMLKYHIQTSGRSLHAQEIDFNDIRTTLQALYAINDNCNSLHTNAYDEAITTPTEESVRRAMAIQLIINKELGLTKNENPIQGAFIIEELTDLVEEAVLAEFDRITERGGVLGAMETMYQRSKIQEESLYYETLKHNGKFPIIGVNTFLSSKGSPTVQPAEVIRATEEEKQFQIQTKELLNKANPNKVVEQIAILQEAAIQNENLFDKLMEATKVCSLGQITEALFKVGGQYRRNM; encoded by the coding sequence ATGGAGCAAATAAAACCATATAAACCTACACATAAAGTAAGAATTGTAACTGCAGCAGCATTATTTGACGGACATGATGCCGCAATTAATATTATGCGTAGAATTATACAATCTACTGGAGTTGAAGTGATTCATTTAGGTCATGACAGAAGCGTTGAAGAAGTAGTGAATTGCGCCATTCAAGAAGATGCAAATGCGATTGCGATTACTTCTTATCAAGGAGGACATAATGAGTATTTTAAATATATGTTCGATTTATTGCAAGAAAGAGGTGCAACTCACATCAAAATTTTTGGTGGTGGTGGAGGCGTAATTCTTCCTGAAGAAATTAAGGAATTAATGGATTATGGAATTACCAGAATTTATTCTCCAGATGATGGACGTGCCTTAGGTTTACAAGGAATGATAAATGATTTGGTAAAACAATCTGATTTCCCAAGCCCATCCTTAATCCTTCCCAAAGGGAAGGAACTAAAGAACTCTTTAAAAGAAAAAAACATAAATACAATTGCAAGATTAATTTCTTTTGCAGAAAATCAACATACAGAATTCGACAGGCTTTTTTCCCCTTTGGGGAAATTAAAAGGGGCTTCTACCCCAGTTTTAGGGATTACAGGAACTGGTGGAGCAGGAAAATCTTCTTTAGTGGATGAATTGGTTAGACGTTTTTTAATTGATTTCCCTGAAAAAACTATTGGATTAATTTCTGTAGACCCGTCAAAAAGAAAAACGGGTGGAGCACTTTTAGGAGACAGAATTCGTATGAATGCGATTAATAACGAACGTGTTTATATGCGTTCTTTGGCAACTCGTCAGTCTAATCTTGCCTTGTCTAAATATGTAAACGAAGCAATTCAGGTTTTAAAAGCTGCAGAATTCGATTTAATAATTTTAGAAACTTCTGGAATTGGACAATCGGACACCGAAATTATAGAACATTCAGATACTTCTTTATATGTAATGACACCAGAATTTGGTGCTGCAACACAATTAGAGAAAATTGATATGTTGGATTTTGCAGATTTAGTGGCAATTAATAAGTTCGACAAACGTGGTGCTTTAGATGCAGTTAGAGATGTGAAAAAGCAATACATGCGCAACAATAATTTGTGGGATGTTCATATGGACGATATGCCAGTTTATGGTACAATTGCTTCTCAATTTAACGATCCAGGAATGAATACGTTGTACAAACGTATTATGGATAAATTGGTCGAAAAAACCAATGTCGATTTAAAATCTTCTATGGAAATTACTAAAGAAATGTCTGAAAAGATATTTGTAATTCCACCAAGTAGAGTTCGTTATTTGTCTGAAATTGCAGAGAACAACAGAGCATATGACAAGAAGGTAAACGACCAAGTTGTAGTTGCTCAAAAATTATATGGAATTCATCAAACGATAGAATCTATTCTAAATTCTTATGTTGAAATCACTAAAACAGGATTAAATGAAGATGCTATTTTAGAGAAAACAGCTACTGAAGAAAAAGAATTTATCAAATTATTATTAGCACAATTCGAAAAAGTAAAACTGAATTTCGATCCTTTAAATTGGGAAATCATTTTAAACTGGGCTGAAAAAGTTCAGAAATATAAAGACCCAATTTATACCTTTAAAGTTCGTGATAAAGAGATAAAGATAGAAACTCATAGCGAGTCACTTTCTCATTCGCAAATTCCGAAAGTTGCCTTACCAAAATACCAAGCTTGGGGAGATTTATTACACTGGAATTTACAAGAAAATGTTCCTGGAGAATTCCCTTTTACAGCAGGTTTGTATCCTTTTAAAAGAACTGGAGAAGACCCAACAAGAATGTTTGCTGGTGAAGGTGGCCCAGAAAGAACAAATCGCAGATTTCATTATGTGAGTTTAGGAATGGACGCAAAACGTCTTTCTACAGCTTTCGATTCTGTTACTTTATATGGAAATGATCCTGGACACAGACCAGATATTTATGGTAAAATTGGAAATGCAGGTGTTTCAATTTGTTGTTTAGATGATGCTAAAAAATTGTATTCTGGTTTTGATTTAAGTCATCATATGACTTCTGTTTCGATGACGATTAATGGCCCAGCACCAATGCTATTAGGTTTTTTTATGAATGCAGCTATTGATCAGAATTGTGAGAAATACATTATTGAGCATAAATTAGAAAAACAAGTTGAAGCAAAATTTAAAGAAATCTACGAATCTAAAGGTTTAGACAGACCTGTTTATCAAGGGAATTTACCTGAAGGAAATAATGGCTTAGGTTTACTATTGTTAGGTTTAACTGGAGATTTGGTTTTACCTTCAGAAGTTTATCAACAAATAAAAAAAGACACTTTAGCGCAAGTTAGGGGAACTGTACAAGCGGATATTTTAAAGGAAGATCAGGCACAAAATACTTGTATTTTTTCTACGGAATTTGCTTTAAGATTGATGGGTGATGTGCAAGAGTATTTCATTGAAAAACAAGTTCGTAATTTTTATTCAGTTTCTATTTCTGGGTATCATATTGCTGAAGCTGGCGCAAATCCAATTACGCAATTAGCATTAACATTATCCAACGGATTTACCTACGTAGAATATTATTTAAGTCGTGGAATGGATATTAATAAATTCGGACCTAACTTATCTTTTTTCTTTTCCAACGGAATTGACCCAGAATATTCAGTAATTGGACGAGTTGCTCGAAAAATTTGGGCAAAAGCGATGAAAAATAAATACGGAGCCAACTCTAGAGCACAAATGTTAAAGTATCATATTCAAACTTCTGGACGTTCTTTACACGCGCAAGAAATTGATTTTAATGATATTAGAACTACGCTACAAGCTTTGTATGCCATTAACGATAATTGTAATTCTCTACACACAAATGCGTATGATGAAGCGATTACAACACCCACTGAAGAATCTGTAAGAAGAGCAATGGCAATTCAATTAATCATCAACAAAGAATTAGGTTTAACGAAAAACGAAAACCCGATTCAAGGTGCATTTATTATTGAAGAATTAACGGATTTAGTAGAAGAAGCGGTTTTAGCAGAATTCGATAGAATTACAGAACGTGGAGGCGTTTTAGGAGCGATGGAAACGATGTATCAACGTTCTAAAATTCAGGAAGAAAGTTTGTATTATGAAACATTGAAACACAATGGAAAATTTCCAATAATTGGTGTAAATACATTTTTAAGTTCTAAAGGTTCGCCAACAGTTCAGCCAGCAGAAGTTATACGTGCTACTGAAGAAGAAAAGCAGTTTCAAATTCAGACAAAAGAATTATTGAACAAAGCGAACCCTAATAAAGTTGTGGAACAAATTGCAATTTTACAAGAAGCGGCCATTCAAAATGAAAATTTATTTGATAAGTTGATGGAAGCAACCAAAGTTTGTTCTCTAGGGCAAATTACGGAAGCTTTGTTTAAAGTTGGTGGGCAGTATAGGAGGAATATGTAA
- a CDS encoding YqjF family protein: MSFLKAEWRKLIMANYEVQPEILQKYVPKGTEIDTFEGKCYVSLVGFMFMNTRLLGIKVPFHINFEEVNLRFYVKRKVEGGVKRGVVFIKEIVPKRMLTFVANVFYNEHYQTLPMKHSWNIDTNKMDISYEWKVNNKWEKVSVEAETKSQKIEENSQTEFIAEHYWGYSKMNDNKTTEYEVKHPTWEYYPVTKHEIQVDFEANYGTDFGFLNNKKPSSVLLLEGSEVSVENKVVFKN, translated from the coding sequence ATGAGTTTTTTAAAAGCAGAATGGAGAAAGTTAATCATGGCGAATTATGAAGTACAGCCAGAAATATTACAAAAATATGTTCCAAAAGGAACAGAAATAGACACTTTCGAAGGAAAATGTTATGTAAGTTTAGTCGGTTTTATGTTTATGAATACACGATTATTAGGCATAAAAGTTCCTTTTCATATTAATTTTGAAGAGGTTAATCTACGTTTTTATGTAAAAAGAAAAGTAGAAGGTGGAGTAAAAAGAGGTGTGGTTTTCATTAAAGAAATTGTGCCAAAACGAATGCTTACTTTTGTGGCGAATGTATTTTATAACGAGCATTATCAAACTTTACCCATGAAACATTCTTGGAATATAGATACTAATAAAATGGATATTTCTTATGAATGGAAAGTGAATAACAAATGGGAAAAAGTTTCAGTAGAAGCAGAAACAAAATCTCAAAAAATAGAAGAGAATTCACAAACAGAATTTATTGCAGAACACTATTGGGGATATTCCAAAATGAACGATAATAAAACTACAGAATACGAAGTAAAACACCCAACTTGGGAATATTACCCAGTTACAAAACACGAAATTCAAGTAGATTTTGAAGCCAATTATGGAACAGATTTTGGCTTTTTAAATAATAAAAAACCAAGTTCAGTACTATTGTTAGAAGGTTCTGAAGTTTCTGTTGAAAACAAAGTTGTTTTTAAAAATTAG
- a CDS encoding pyridoxamine 5'-phosphate oxidase has protein sequence MEINIKENWQKIRTHFSKSFGANMHVSIASVNKENQPTVTPIGSLFLNDNQTGFYFEKFATKLKSNEKANKNICVLAVNSSKWFWLKSLFKMKFDEYAGVKLYGELGIKREATEKEARAFQRRVRQTKRLKGSKYLWQDMCEIREIKFTKAEKINLGKMTKEN, from the coding sequence ATGGAAATCAACATAAAAGAAAACTGGCAAAAAATAAGAACTCATTTTAGCAAATCATTTGGAGCAAATATGCACGTTTCTATTGCGTCTGTAAATAAAGAAAATCAACCAACAGTAACACCAATTGGTTCTTTGTTTTTAAATGATAATCAGACTGGTTTTTATTTTGAAAAGTTTGCGACAAAACTAAAATCAAACGAAAAAGCGAATAAAAACATTTGTGTATTGGCAGTAAATAGTAGCAAATGGTTTTGGTTAAAATCATTATTCAAAATGAAGTTTGATGAGTATGCAGGAGTAAAACTATATGGAGAATTAGGCATAAAAAGAGAAGCAACAGAAAAAGAAGCACGAGCTTTTCAGAGAAGAGTAAGACAAACAAAAAGATTAAAAGGAAGTAAATATTTATGGCAAGATATGTGTGAGATAAGAGAAATAAAGTTTACGAAAGCAGAGAAAATAAATTTAGGAAAAATGACTAAAGAAAATTAA
- a CDS encoding sigma-70 family RNA polymerase sigma factor, with product MTTNQVWTKHHLDLQKFIISKVKNKTIADDLLQDTFLKIHTKLHTLKDESKLKSWCFTIARNSILNYWRANNKTVEIANFETETASEIIKNEHTEEDCLRGILNTLPKKYRTPLFLSDIKGLKQQEVADQLKQTLPTTKSQIQRARKLIAQGFMDCCGFVMNEEGNLVGEIQDKADCKVCN from the coding sequence ATGACCACAAACCAAGTTTGGACAAAACATCATTTAGATTTACAAAAATTTATCATCAGCAAAGTGAAGAACAAAACAATTGCTGATGATCTTTTACAAGACACTTTTTTGAAAATTCACACAAAACTGCATACTTTAAAAGATGAAAGTAAACTAAAATCTTGGTGTTTTACGATTGCTCGAAATTCAATATTAAATTATTGGAGAGCAAATAATAAAACTGTAGAAATTGCAAATTTTGAAACTGAAACTGCTTCAGAAATAATAAAAAATGAACATACTGAAGAAGATTGTTTGCGTGGTATTTTAAATACACTTCCAAAGAAATATAGAACTCCTTTATTTTTATCCGACATAAAAGGCTTGAAACAACAAGAAGTTGCAGATCAATTAAAGCAAACCTTACCTACTACAAAATCTCAAATTCAAAGAGCACGAAAATTAATCGCACAAGGTTTTATGGATTGTTGTGGTTTTGTAATGAATGAAGAAGGAAATTTAGTTGGGGAAATTCAAGATAAAGCAGATTGCAAAGTTTGCAATTAA
- a CDS encoding PAS domain-containing protein: MKNKLANMMCLDLFLSSQETSDYNAIKESITPTDSKKLPLLSFDFYNNYFSSEMELLDNKSDINHVKELASKFDWKNNFENLFKDQKFEAIVITDINQNIVWVNEGFTKMTGFTKNFALKKSPTFLQGEETSLETKKRIRNKIAKNTPFSDVIINYKKDKTPYKCELKIFPLYSKKTTHFIALEKSVASF; this comes from the coding sequence ATGAAAAATAAACTGGCAAATATGATGTGTTTAGATTTATTTTTATCTTCTCAAGAAACTTCAGATTATAACGCTATTAAAGAATCTATTACACCTACAGATTCTAAAAAACTACCTTTACTTAGCTTCGATTTTTATAACAACTATTTTTCTTCGGAAATGGAACTTCTAGACAACAAAAGTGATATCAATCATGTAAAAGAATTGGCTTCTAAATTCGATTGGAAAAATAATTTTGAAAACTTATTTAAAGACCAAAAGTTTGAGGCAATTGTAATTACAGATATTAATCAAAATATTGTTTGGGTAAATGAAGGTTTTACAAAAATGACTGGTTTTACAAAGAATTTCGCCTTAAAAAAATCGCCTACTTTTCTTCAAGGTGAAGAAACCTCATTAGAAACTAAAAAGAGAATTCGAAATAAAATCGCAAAAAACACCCCATTTTCTGATGTAATTATCAACTACAAAAAAGACAAAACTCCTTATAAATGCGAGTTGAAAATATTCCCTTTATATAGCAAAAAAACGACTCATTTTATTGCACTAGAGAAATCTGTGGCTTCGTTTTAA
- a CDS encoding YgiQ family radical SAM protein has product MQETNKHQLTDWLPTTNKEVKIRGWEELDVILFSGDAYVDHPSFGPAVIGRILESYGLRVAIVPQPSVNDNLQDFEKLGKPRLFFGVTGGCMDPMVSNYTASKKRRDKDAYTPNGDKGFRPDYATSVYSKILKEKFPEVPVLIGGIEASLRRVTHYDYWSDKLLPTILETSKADMLVYGMGEQPLREIVELLQKGVPFSSLKNIKQTAVFIDTKTEKMPVVNDWEDVTINSHEACLKDKKTFASNFKTIEQESNKLKARRILQEVAGKTLMINPPFPTMTEKEIDGSFDLPFTRLPHPKYNKRGPIPAFEMIKFSINIHRGCFGGCSFCTISAHQGKFIASRSQESVLKEIDKVANMPDFKGYLSDIGGPSANMYQMKGKVQSICDKCVAPSCISPVICSNLDTSHKPLTELYQAVDKHPKIKKSFIGSGIRHDMLVPEFNKNADPKELDAYTEEVMTKHVSGRLKVAPEHTSDPVLKLMRKPSFKYFHMFKERFDKINIKKKLNLQLIPYFISSHPASEVEDMANLAAETKDMGFQLEQVQGFTPTPMTVATVIYYSGYHPYTLKPTKTPKTKKEREDQHKFFFWYKKENKDWIRNTLNKVGRQDLLQKLLPENNSWKKNKKAKETKNTFDDAVPFNRRKKKVSRAPKRRR; this is encoded by the coding sequence ATGCAAGAAACAAATAAACATCAATTAACAGACTGGTTGCCAACAACAAACAAGGAAGTAAAAATTCGTGGTTGGGAGGAATTGGACGTGATTTTATTTAGTGGAGATGCGTATGTGGATCATCCGTCATTTGGGCCAGCTGTAATTGGAAGAATTTTAGAAAGTTACGGTTTAAGAGTGGCAATTGTGCCTCAACCTAGTGTGAATGATAACTTGCAAGATTTCGAAAAATTAGGGAAACCAAGATTGTTTTTTGGTGTAACTGGTGGTTGTATGGATCCTATGGTTTCTAACTATACTGCAAGCAAAAAAAGACGTGACAAAGATGCGTACACACCTAATGGTGATAAAGGTTTTAGACCTGATTATGCAACTTCGGTTTATTCGAAAATATTAAAAGAAAAATTCCCAGAAGTGCCAGTTTTAATTGGTGGTATTGAAGCTTCTTTAAGACGTGTAACACATTACGATTATTGGTCTGATAAGTTGTTGCCAACGATTTTAGAAACGTCTAAAGCTGACATGTTAGTTTATGGAATGGGTGAACAACCTTTGCGTGAAATTGTAGAATTATTGCAAAAAGGAGTTCCTTTTTCGAGTTTAAAAAACATAAAACAAACAGCTGTTTTTATTGATACAAAAACAGAAAAAATGCCGGTTGTAAATGATTGGGAAGATGTAACAATCAACTCTCATGAGGCGTGTTTAAAAGATAAAAAAACGTTTGCTTCTAACTTTAAAACGATTGAACAAGAATCGAATAAATTAAAAGCAAGAAGAATTTTACAAGAAGTTGCTGGAAAAACGTTGATGATAAATCCGCCTTTTCCTACAATGACAGAAAAGGAAATTGATGGTTCTTTCGATTTGCCTTTTACACGTTTACCACATCCAAAATATAACAAGCGTGGGCCAATACCTGCGTTTGAAATGATAAAATTCTCGATAAATATTCATAGAGGATGTTTTGGTGGTTGTAGTTTTTGTACAATTTCGGCACATCAAGGAAAATTTATTGCGAGTAGAAGTCAGGAATCGGTTTTAAAAGAAATTGATAAAGTGGCAAATATGCCAGATTTTAAAGGCTATTTATCCGATATTGGTGGACCTTCTGCCAACATGTATCAGATGAAAGGGAAAGTACAATCTATTTGCGACAAATGTGTTGCGCCAAGTTGTATTTCGCCAGTGATTTGTTCTAATTTAGATACTTCTCACAAACCATTAACGGAATTATATCAAGCTGTTGATAAGCATCCGAAAATTAAAAAATCTTTTATTGGAAGTGGAATTAGACATGATATGTTGGTGCCAGAATTCAATAAAAACGCAGACCCAAAAGAGTTGGATGCATACACAGAAGAAGTAATGACAAAACACGTTTCTGGTCGTTTAAAAGTAGCACCAGAACATACTTCTGACCCCGTTTTAAAATTGATGCGTAAACCTTCTTTTAAATATTTTCACATGTTTAAAGAGCGTTTTGATAAGATAAATATCAAGAAGAAATTAAACCTTCAATTGATTCCTTATTTTATATCAAGCCATCCTGCAAGTGAAGTAGAAGATATGGCAAATTTGGCAGCTGAAACAAAAGATATGGGTTTTCAACTGGAACAAGTTCAGGGTTTTACGCCAACTCCAATGACAGTTGCAACTGTTATTTATTATTCAGGATATCATCCTTATACTTTAAAACCAACTAAAACTCCAAAAACAAAAAAGGAGCGTGAAGACCAACATAAATTTTTCTTTTGGTATAAAAAAGAAAACAAAGATTGGATTCGTAACACGTTAAATAAAGTTGGTAGACAAGACTTGCTTCAAAAATTATTGCCTGAAAATAATTCTTGGAAAAAGAATAAAAAAGCAAAAGAAACTAAAAATACTTTTGATGATGCTGTGCCTTTTAATAGAAGGAAAAAGAAGGTGAGTAGAGCTCCTAAAAGGAGGAGATAA
- a CDS encoding DJ-1/PfpI family protein translates to MNKFLYIIGLMLFIGCVSKVEDKKSTTVEKTFPKLEKDRYNVAFLIMDGTFNTELTAPFDIFQHTIFRKSIKSMNVFTVANTDKPITTFEGMRILPDFNYLKDSLPKIDILVVPSAEHHLDSDLEDKAMIDFVQKVDKEAIYVTSHCDGAFVLAKAGLLKDKVSTTFPSDIDKMREMFPTLDIRKDVLFVHDGKYITSAGGAKSFEAALYLCEFLYGKEVAKSLAGGLVIDWNIDTVPHLIVE, encoded by the coding sequence ATGAATAAATTCCTTTACATAATAGGTTTAATGCTGTTTATTGGTTGTGTTTCCAAAGTTGAAGACAAAAAAAGTACAACAGTAGAAAAAACGTTTCCAAAATTAGAAAAAGACAGATACAATGTTGCTTTCCTAATTATGGATGGGACTTTTAATACAGAACTAACTGCACCTTTTGATATTTTTCAGCATACTATTTTTAGAAAAAGTATAAAGTCGATGAATGTTTTTACTGTAGCAAATACAGACAAACCAATTACTACTTTCGAAGGAATGCGAATTCTACCTGACTTTAATTATTTAAAAGATAGTTTACCAAAAATCGATATTTTAGTAGTTCCATCTGCAGAGCATCATTTAGATTCCGATTTAGAAGACAAAGCTATGATTGACTTTGTGCAAAAAGTAGATAAAGAAGCAATTTACGTTACCTCTCATTGCGATGGCGCATTTGTTTTGGCAAAAGCAGGATTATTAAAAGACAAAGTTTCCACAACTTTCCCAAGTGATATTGACAAAATGAGAGAAATGTTCCCAACATTAGATATTAGAAAAGACGTTTTATTTGTCCATGATGGAAAATATATAACGTCTGCTGGAGGCGCAAAATCTTTTGAAGCGGCTTTGTATTTATGTGAATTTTTATACGGTAAAGAAGTAGCAAAATCGTTGGCTGGTGGTTTGGTTATAGATTGGAATATAGATACTGTTCCTCATTTGATTGTTGAGTAA